Proteins co-encoded in one Arachis hypogaea cultivar Tifrunner chromosome 11, arahy.Tifrunner.gnm2.J5K5, whole genome shotgun sequence genomic window:
- the LOC112720513 gene encoding SUMO-conjugating enzyme SCE1 translates to MSGIARGRLAEERKSWRKNHPHGFVAKPETLPDGTVNLMVWHCTIPGKSGTDWEGGFFPLTMHFSEDYPSKPPKCKFPQGFFHPNVYPSGTVCLSILNEDSGWRPAITVKQILVGIQDLLDQPNPADPAQTEGYHLFIQDATEYKRRVRQQAKQYPPII, encoded by the exons atgtcTGGTATTGCTCGTGGACGACTCGCTGAGGAGCGCAAGTCGTGGCGCAAGAATCATCCTCAT GGTTTTGTGGCGAAACCGGAGACGCTGCCTGATGGTACGGTGAATTTGATGGTGTGGCATTGCACTATTCCTGGGAAGTCTGGG ACTGATTGGGAAGGTGGCTTTTTCCCCCTTACAATGCACTTCAGTGAAGACTACCCTAGCAAGCCTCCGAAGTGTAAATTCCCACAAGGCTTCTTCCACCCTAATGTCTATCCATCTGGAACTGTTTGCTTGTCTATACTTAATGAGGATAGT GGGTGGAGACCAGCTATAACAGTGAAGCAAATTCTTGTTGGTATCCAGGATTTGCTTGACCAGCCAAATCCTGCTGATCCTGCTCAGACAGAGGGATATCATCTATTTATCCAG GATGCTACAGAGTATAAAAGAAGGGTCAGGCAGCAGGCAAAGCAATACCCACCAATAATCTAG